One region of Duncaniella freteri genomic DNA includes:
- a CDS encoding TrkH family potassium uptake protein has product MKISRRLRYLLLRLNITRLITFGYRSEVPERNILIGYIVYMLLGFLCLMLPLSTNGDIRWIDNLFTAASAISTTGLATVDIGTSYTLFGQFIILALVQFGGIGYMTLSSYVIYRVTHHTLKYTDKVVHTAISIPYGMNMRDLVNNVVNFTFIFEALGFIPFFIALHHAGAPMPGWNALFLSVSSFCTAGFSPFHDSLCSFSNNITINITVAALSYAGAMGFIVITDLTNKLRGRTTSLSFTSKVILLITGIMTVGGTVILSVSPSIAPGDSAGEKIWLSFFQTMSAITTVGYNTIDLSALRPGPILMFSLIMFIGASPSGTGGGVKCTSVSAVWGFIISKLGLRENVTFLNHIIPHYRIDTALTSVITYSLMIFCGCVVLSYSESFKLSQILFEATSAIGTVGLSTGITHELSAIGKFTIIILMYIGRVGVITFGSALLIRTRTRALQNVRKSDLVA; this is encoded by the coding sequence ATGAAGATCTCACGACGACTTCGCTATTTGCTTCTACGACTCAACATAACGCGGCTTATAACATTCGGCTACCGCTCGGAGGTCCCCGAACGAAACATACTCATAGGGTATATCGTATACATGCTGCTGGGATTCCTTTGCCTCATGCTGCCGTTATCGACCAATGGCGATATAAGATGGATCGACAATCTGTTCACAGCAGCATCCGCCATATCCACCACCGGGCTGGCTACAGTCGATATCGGCACAAGCTACACCCTGTTCGGACAGTTCATAATCCTTGCACTCGTGCAGTTCGGAGGCATAGGCTATATGACATTGAGCTCATATGTAATATACCGCGTGACCCATCACACTCTAAAGTACACCGACAAAGTGGTGCACACAGCCATATCAATCCCCTACGGAATGAACATGCGCGACCTGGTCAACAACGTCGTAAACTTCACATTCATATTCGAGGCCTTAGGATTCATACCATTCTTCATTGCCCTCCACCATGCCGGAGCACCCATGCCGGGATGGAACGCCCTGTTTCTTTCAGTGTCATCATTCTGTACAGCCGGATTCAGCCCGTTTCACGACTCCCTGTGCAGTTTCAGCAACAATATCACAATAAACATAACTGTGGCGGCACTAAGCTATGCCGGAGCAATGGGATTCATTGTGATAACCGACCTGACCAACAAGCTCCGCGGCAGGACTACTTCCCTGTCGTTCACATCCAAGGTCATACTCCTTATCACCGGAATAATGACTGTAGGCGGCACTGTGATACTTTCAGTCAGCCCCTCTATAGCACCTGGCGACAGCGCAGGCGAGAAGATATGGCTCTCTTTTTTCCAGACGATGTCGGCAATTACAACGGTAGGTTACAACACGATCGACCTTTCCGCCTTACGCCCGGGCCCGATACTGATGTTCTCTCTCATAATGTTCATAGGAGCCTCCCCCTCCGGAACCGGAGGCGGCGTGAAATGCACATCAGTCTCCGCCGTATGGGGATTCATCATATCAAAACTCGGGCTCCGGGAGAACGTCACATTCCTAAACCACATCATACCCCACTACCGCATAGACACAGCCCTTACAAGCGTAATCACCTACAGCCTCATGATATTCTGCGGATGTGTCGTGCTTTCCTACAGCGAATCTTTCAAGTTGTCCCAGATACTCTTTGAAGCCACTTCAGCCATAGGCACGGTAGGGCTAAGCACCGGCATCACCCACGAGCTGTCAGCCATAGGCAAGTTCACAATCATTATCCTGATGTACATCGGGCGTGTCGGAGTCATAACATTCGGCTCAGCGTTGCTGATCAGAACTCGCACCCGCGCTCTCCAGAATGTGCGCAAATCCGACCTCGTGGCATAG
- a CDS encoding Ig-like domain-containing protein, with protein sequence MVAAAVMVACANMGRPEGGPRDELPPVYVRSNPAMGQLNFNGNKITVDFDENIQLDDAMNKIVVSPAQRNTPAISSNGRRVTIELRDTIMPNTTYTIDFADAVKDLNEGNVLDGFAMDFATGDTIDTLRISGMVFEARTLEPAQGMLVGVYSNTSDTAISTLPFERITKTNQLGQFTLRNLKAGSYRVYALNDINRDYHWDRSEDVAFYDVTISPTSEPTVVTDTLTRSTGERDSLVTRNATRFLPDDLLLTWFNEGYTSQYLKDYKRPERNKITFQFGAKSDTLPILRLLNTHRAGDEISTWSTLDASPTLDTLTYWISDTSLVSLDSITIEATYLRTDTLDNLTWGTDTLKFNMRPEKKKKEKKKKNDEEEDSIPPVPHMELRISSGNSQDLHKGLTLTAGTPIQRFDTTAVKLEIQVDTLWYNIVPPSFSRPELLHPMVFTAPYKWEEGSKYRLTIDSAAVVDIYGLDNVQLVHEFTTKKSEDYSAISFNVSGLDGRKGIVEVLSSSDKPVAAAPVNGSLATIQYLSPGTYYARLFIDANDDGEWTTGSIADSIQPEEVYYYPKKINLKKNWTIEQSWNINELPVDQQKPQEIKKNKPKRKKGDPDERPTDEEEEDEFFDDPFMNSATRNGNLINGNSYDDNYRYRNY encoded by the coding sequence ATGGTTGCCGCGGCTGTGATGGTCGCATGCGCCAATATGGGCCGCCCCGAAGGTGGTCCACGTGACGAGTTGCCACCGGTCTATGTGCGGTCCAATCCCGCTATGGGTCAGCTCAACTTCAATGGCAACAAGATCACAGTGGATTTCGATGAGAACATACAGCTCGACGATGCCATGAACAAGATTGTGGTGTCGCCCGCACAGCGCAATACACCCGCTATATCGTCAAACGGCCGACGTGTCACCATCGAACTCCGCGACACTATCATGCCCAACACCACTTACACCATAGATTTCGCCGATGCTGTAAAGGATCTGAACGAGGGGAATGTCCTCGACGGATTCGCAATGGACTTTGCCACAGGCGACACCATCGACACCCTGCGCATATCAGGAATGGTGTTCGAGGCACGCACACTTGAGCCCGCCCAGGGTATGCTCGTAGGAGTATACTCCAACACCTCCGACACAGCAATCTCCACCTTGCCGTTTGAGCGTATAACCAAGACCAATCAGCTGGGACAGTTCACCTTGCGCAATCTCAAGGCAGGCAGCTATCGCGTGTATGCACTCAACGACATCAACCGCGACTATCACTGGGACCGCTCAGAGGATGTGGCATTCTATGATGTCACCATTTCCCCAACATCCGAGCCAACCGTGGTCACTGACACACTCACACGCTCAACAGGCGAAAGAGACTCTCTCGTGACACGCAACGCCACCCGCTTCCTTCCTGACGACCTGCTCCTTACATGGTTCAACGAAGGGTACACATCGCAATACCTCAAGGATTACAAACGCCCTGAGAGAAATAAGATCACGTTCCAGTTCGGAGCAAAATCCGACACGCTGCCCATACTGCGCCTGCTCAACACCCATAGAGCCGGCGATGAGATATCCACCTGGTCCACCCTTGACGCCTCACCCACTCTCGACACCCTCACCTACTGGATATCCGACACCTCGCTCGTGTCGCTCGACTCCATAACCATTGAGGCGACCTACCTGCGCACTGACACCCTCGACAATCTCACATGGGGCACCGACACGCTGAAATTCAACATGCGTCCCGAAAAAAAGAAGAAAGAGAAAAAGAAAAAAAACGATGAAGAGGAGGACTCCATACCGCCTGTGCCACATATGGAACTCAGAATCTCATCAGGCAACAGCCAGGATCTGCACAAGGGACTCACTCTCACCGCAGGCACACCGATACAAAGATTCGACACTACGGCTGTGAAACTTGAGATACAGGTCGACACTCTGTGGTACAACATCGTGCCGCCAAGTTTCTCCCGACCGGAACTGCTGCACCCCATGGTGTTCACTGCTCCATACAAATGGGAAGAAGGCTCAAAATACCGCCTCACAATAGACTCCGCCGCCGTAGTCGACATCTACGGACTCGACAACGTACAGTTAGTCCACGAATTCACAACCAAGAAGAGCGAGGACTACTCGGCAATATCATTCAACGTATCAGGACTTGACGGCCGAAAAGGGATCGTTGAAGTGCTCAGCAGTTCTGACAAGCCGGTAGCCGCAGCTCCAGTCAACGGCTCACTCGCCACAATACAATACCTCTCGCCAGGCACTTATTATGCCCGACTTTTCATCGACGCCAACGATGACGGCGAATGGACCACTGGCTCCATAGCCGACTCGATACAACCCGAAGAGGTGTACTACTACCCCAAGAAGATCAACCTGAAAAAGAACTGGACCATTGAGCAGAGCTGGAATATAAACGAGCTCCCTGTGGACCAGCAGAAACCTCAGGAAATAAAGAAGAACAAGCCCAAACGCAAGAAAGGTGACCCGGACGAGCGTCCCACCGATGAAGAGGAAGAGGACGAATTCTTTGACGACCCATTCATGAACTCCGCAACCCGCAACGGAAACCTCATCAACGGCAACAGCTACGATGACAACTACCGTTACAGGAATTATTGA
- a CDS encoding lysylphosphatidylglycerol synthase transmembrane domain-containing protein produces the protein MQHPRQHTISNHRISLLRFLLKYGVPVTITVGLCYMLVKGTDLHEMWHTIRTECDFRWIGANLLLVIGAQVARAARWRLQLRALGIKASLWVLTLSVFGTYAVNLVFPRLGEIWRTGFIAERHRSPFTTVFGSMVADRLADTIAVAIITLATFAMAGPQLMSYLGQNPDRISGILSLLTSPLLWGSIAACTVIAVWLYLRYPDSKAVSSLRNIWKGLWKGFAVITSMRGKWEWFFYTLVLWGCYILGLGCAFMSFPLTAEVITQHGFTALLVCFVLTSLSMLVPSNGGIGPWQWAMIFGLGLYSAGIPGLDKGYMTSFANLALSVQTISSIILGLFTFAWIALDKRSKK, from the coding sequence ATGCAGCATCCAAGGCAACATACCATCAGCAACCACAGGATCTCACTATTGAGATTCCTGCTGAAATATGGCGTCCCGGTCACAATCACTGTCGGCCTTTGCTATATGCTGGTCAAAGGGACTGACCTGCACGAGATGTGGCACACCATACGCACCGAGTGTGACTTCCGTTGGATCGGGGCCAACCTGCTCCTTGTGATCGGAGCCCAGGTGGCACGCGCCGCACGCTGGAGGCTCCAGTTACGTGCTCTCGGCATCAAAGCGTCTCTATGGGTGCTCACCCTCAGTGTGTTCGGCACCTATGCCGTCAATCTTGTGTTCCCACGCCTCGGTGAAATATGGCGCACAGGATTCATTGCTGAGAGACATAGATCCCCCTTCACCACAGTGTTCGGATCCATGGTTGCCGACCGCCTTGCCGACACCATAGCAGTAGCGATAATAACATTAGCCACTTTTGCCATGGCAGGACCTCAGCTAATGTCATACCTCGGGCAGAACCCCGACCGTATATCGGGCATACTTTCGCTACTGACATCACCGCTGCTTTGGGGCTCAATAGCTGCTTGCACAGTCATTGCCGTGTGGCTGTACTTGCGTTATCCTGACAGCAAAGCAGTCTCATCATTGCGCAATATCTGGAAAGGGCTTTGGAAAGGCTTTGCCGTCATCACCAGTATGCGAGGCAAATGGGAATGGTTTTTCTATACATTAGTACTCTGGGGATGCTACATACTGGGGCTTGGCTGCGCGTTCATGTCGTTTCCACTCACCGCCGAGGTCATAACTCAGCACGGATTCACAGCACTCCTTGTATGCTTCGTGCTCACAAGCCTATCAATGCTTGTGCCGTCCAACGGAGGCATCGGACCATGGCAATGGGCCATGATATTCGGTCTCGGACTATATTCGGCAGGAATCCCGGGACTTGACAAGGGGTATATGACCTCGTTTGCCAATCTTGCCCTCAGCGTACAGACTATTAGTTCCATCATCCTCGGGTTATTCACATTTGCGTGGATAGCCCTGGACAAACGTTCGAAAAAATGA
- a CDS encoding 3-phosphoshikimate 1-carboxyvinyltransferase, with product MRHKIQTDNEHPHIPPEEFLETRISLPLSKSMSARALIINALTSGSSPLPKVAECDDTDTMVSALRDDSESLHRTVNVGAAGTTMRFLTAYYACRPGCDITLDGSERMRQRPISVLVDALRTLGADIKYIGEEGYPPLRIRGKKLKGGELSLVSSVSSQYISALLMTAPAMADGLKLTLLGEITSRPYILMTLRMMRDHGVESEFYLNTITIPPSTYRAPSSPREIEGDWSAAAAWYEIEALSAGAVTIDNLVNDSCQGDRCLADIYSKIGVDTDWVGEDGGTDLLANPDADARANIDFSDCPDLAQYVTVTCVMLGIPFNFTGLHTLAIKETDRVAALKNELTKLGIMLDDSIPGTLRWDGRRVRITEMPVFDTYNDHRMAMSLAPIALYIPGIIIRDAEVVTKSYPGFWQDLSSAGFSILEANEEEPSDSEKEGDK from the coding sequence GTGCGACATAAAATCCAAACGGACAATGAACATCCGCATATCCCCCCCGAAGAATTCCTTGAGACACGCATATCGCTCCCTCTCTCCAAGAGCATGAGCGCACGCGCACTCATAATAAACGCCCTCACCTCAGGCTCATCACCGCTGCCAAAGGTTGCCGAATGCGATGACACTGACACAATGGTATCGGCACTGCGCGATGACAGCGAATCCTTGCACCGCACTGTCAACGTAGGAGCGGCAGGGACCACAATGCGCTTCCTGACGGCATATTACGCATGCCGCCCCGGATGTGACATAACCCTTGACGGCTCGGAACGCATGCGCCAACGCCCCATAAGTGTGCTTGTGGATGCGCTTCGCACACTCGGAGCCGATATAAAGTACATAGGGGAAGAGGGCTACCCGCCACTCCGCATACGCGGCAAGAAACTAAAGGGAGGAGAGCTTTCGCTCGTCTCATCCGTGAGCTCACAGTATATATCAGCACTGCTGATGACCGCCCCCGCCATGGCTGACGGACTCAAGCTGACCCTTCTTGGGGAAATCACTTCCCGCCCATATATACTCATGACCCTCAGGATGATGAGAGACCACGGAGTGGAAAGCGAATTTTATCTCAACACCATAACCATCCCCCCCTCAACTTACAGGGCACCATCCTCGCCTCGCGAGATCGAGGGAGACTGGAGCGCAGCAGCGGCATGGTACGAGATAGAGGCCCTGTCGGCAGGCGCAGTGACCATCGACAATCTTGTCAACGACTCCTGTCAGGGAGACCGATGCCTTGCCGACATATATTCAAAAATCGGTGTTGACACCGACTGGGTCGGAGAGGACGGAGGCACCGATCTCCTTGCCAATCCTGACGCGGATGCTCGCGCCAACATAGACTTCTCCGACTGTCCGGACCTCGCACAGTATGTCACAGTGACCTGCGTAATGCTCGGAATCCCCTTCAACTTCACCGGGCTTCACACACTCGCCATAAAGGAGACCGACCGCGTGGCAGCATTGAAGAACGAGCTGACAAAACTCGGGATAATGCTCGACGACAGCATTCCCGGGACACTCCGGTGGGACGGACGCAGAGTACGTATCACCGAAATGCCGGTATTCGACACCTACAACGACCACCGGATGGCAATGAGTCTTGCACCCATAGCATTATACATCCCCGGGATAATAATCCGCGACGCAGAAGTGGTGACCAAGAGCTATCCCGGATTCTGGCAGGACCTCAGTTCCGCAGGTTTCTCTATACTTGAGGCAAACGAAGAGGAGCCGTCCGATTCTGAAAAGGAGGGAGACAAATGA
- a CDS encoding phospholipase has protein sequence MTGSLIILSVTVIAGILLCLHHKYTTSEGEHADDHASAMPDENDNGELCCGRHAVCEKELSRPEDLYYNDEELDRFAGHDPDSYTDDEIEEFREILYTLRHDEVYGWGAALTQRNIPLPHPLRDEWMMLCE, from the coding sequence ATGACAGGATCGCTGATAATACTGTCCGTAACCGTCATCGCAGGCATACTGCTATGCCTACATCATAAATACACGACATCCGAGGGAGAGCATGCCGATGACCATGCCTCCGCTATGCCCGACGAAAACGACAACGGAGAGCTGTGCTGCGGACGTCATGCCGTGTGCGAGAAAGAATTGTCCCGGCCCGAAGATCTTTATTACAACGACGAGGAACTTGACCGCTTCGCAGGACACGACCCTGACAGCTACACCGACGACGAAATCGAAGAATTCCGCGAGATCCTGTACACACTCCGGCATGACGAGGTGTATGGCTGGGGGGCGGCACTCACTCAACGCAACATCCCTCTGCCCCATCCCCTCCGCGATGAATGGATGATGCTATGTGAATAG
- a CDS encoding metal ABC transporter permease, translated as MELFHYDFFLNALIAVVLLSISSAIIGTYIVSRRLVSISGGVTHACFGGLGLGYFLGISPVAMAAVFAIGSSLGVQWMAARHRVREDSAIAVIWAIGMAVGTLFIFLTPGYVPELNSFLFGNILTITRSDLWAFFLFTAVLIIFMSLRYRQIVICAFDADFARVRHLPVTFISTAMTVLVAVCIVLTIRLVGVMLLMSMLSLPQMTAEAFVRRFSSIMWLSIAISLLCSLSGLLLATVINVPCSALIVLTMASVYIIARIAAAISQRFYRENR; from the coding sequence ATGGAACTGTTTCATTACGACTTCTTTCTCAACGCACTTATAGCCGTGGTGCTTCTGAGCATATCATCGGCAATTATAGGCACCTACATAGTAAGCCGACGCCTCGTGTCAATCTCCGGAGGAGTCACCCATGCATGCTTCGGCGGACTCGGACTCGGCTACTTCTTAGGGATCAGCCCGGTGGCAATGGCCGCGGTATTCGCCATAGGCTCATCTCTCGGAGTCCAATGGATGGCAGCACGCCACAGGGTCCGGGAGGACTCAGCCATCGCCGTAATATGGGCAATCGGCATGGCTGTAGGCACACTGTTCATATTTCTCACTCCGGGATATGTCCCCGAGCTCAATTCATTCCTTTTCGGCAACATCCTCACCATCACGCGCAGCGATCTATGGGCATTTTTCCTCTTCACTGCCGTGCTGATCATATTCATGTCCCTTCGCTACAGGCAGATAGTGATATGTGCGTTCGATGCCGACTTCGCCAGGGTCCGCCACCTTCCTGTCACATTCATATCCACTGCCATGACCGTCCTTGTGGCAGTGTGCATAGTTCTCACCATCCGGCTTGTGGGGGTGATGCTGCTGATGTCGATGCTCTCACTGCCCCAGATGACAGCCGAAGCATTCGTCAGGCGTTTCAGCTCCATAATGTGGCTGTCAATTGCAATCTCACTGCTCTGCTCTCTCTCGGGACTTCTGCTTGCCACCGTCATCAACGTCCCATGCTCAGCCCTCATAGTACTGACGATGGCGTCAGTCTACATAATAGCACGCATTGCAGCTGCGATCTCACAAAGATTTTACCGTGAAAACCGTTAA
- a CDS encoding SurA N-terminal domain-containing protein, whose translation MATLEKIRSKSVLLLIIVGAALLAFVIGDFFTSGRTLFGTGTTIAEVGNQKVDVQEFQRRVQEASEQAQQSGQRIDNALLQQQVLDAIIAEKLFNQEVQNLGLTVTDAELTEMMVGKNSAYVDRMVQQQLGLPDAATAHDMAFNPTKYGMPQEQAMQLQQYWLQMEQSVEKMLLQQKFQNLFTGLLAANDLDAKALYDENTPTANIIYAKKDFSSLNDEEFPVDGSDIKKLYESEKNRYALTEPMRLVNYISVNIIPSQADILAGQKKVEDAILALNNQPETQGLSDMPEFVAERQMLSQADVDKQARLKNALDSLSVGNATLVNKSGNDYTIAKLIGKSQQSDKVTLDFMAIQGTKAQIDSLAGLLNGGASFDSIAASPLVAQSQKDMEVSLLDANATAVKELIANRAEGVYFTPDTLAENGRIVRIAKRNAPTTVYDIATVSFTTEPSNATVNELESKLQDYVSTHKTAREFADSAQAGGYTVFPFYISASSPSMGNISDSHSAVAWAMDADKGDVSQIFGDLQSGTFLAVALEDIYDDYTPTRDPQLNDALARRVRNDKKAAKLIADYAGKANDIAGYAKLMGAEVDTTTVNFGQQFVPGIGMGESELQGRVAIAKAGELVGPVKGNNAVIVLQVTGIDNEGRPFDVNENAVRYMQQRGAARMGGNLPAILIGNKKVKNNMNTFYK comes from the coding sequence ATGGCAACACTCGAAAAAATCCGTAGCAAGTCAGTGCTCTTGCTGATCATCGTTGGAGCCGCCTTGCTGGCTTTTGTCATCGGTGACTTCTTCACCTCGGGCCGCACACTCTTCGGCACCGGGACCACTATCGCAGAGGTAGGAAATCAGAAAGTAGATGTACAGGAATTCCAGCGTCGCGTCCAGGAAGCCTCAGAGCAGGCCCAGCAGAGCGGACAGCGCATCGACAATGCGCTCTTACAGCAACAGGTGCTTGACGCAATCATCGCCGAGAAGCTCTTCAACCAGGAGGTGCAGAATCTCGGTCTCACGGTCACTGATGCCGAGCTCACAGAAATGATGGTAGGCAAGAACTCAGCTTACGTCGACCGCATGGTGCAGCAGCAATTAGGGCTCCCTGATGCCGCCACTGCTCACGACATGGCTTTCAACCCCACAAAATACGGCATGCCCCAGGAACAGGCAATGCAGCTACAGCAGTACTGGCTGCAAATGGAACAGAGCGTCGAGAAGATGCTCCTCCAGCAGAAGTTCCAGAACCTCTTCACAGGACTTCTCGCCGCCAACGATCTTGATGCAAAGGCACTCTATGACGAGAACACACCTACAGCCAACATCATCTATGCAAAAAAGGACTTCTCATCGCTCAATGATGAAGAATTCCCGGTAGACGGATCTGACATCAAGAAACTCTATGAATCAGAGAAGAACCGCTACGCTCTCACCGAGCCAATGCGCCTTGTAAACTACATCTCAGTCAACATCATCCCCTCACAGGCCGACATCCTCGCAGGACAGAAGAAAGTCGAGGACGCTATCCTCGCCCTCAACAACCAGCCAGAGACCCAAGGCCTGAGCGACATGCCTGAATTCGTGGCGGAACGCCAGATGCTATCACAGGCAGATGTCGACAAGCAGGCTCGCCTCAAAAACGCACTCGACTCGCTCTCCGTAGGCAACGCGACCCTCGTGAACAAGAGCGGCAACGACTATACCATCGCCAAGCTCATCGGCAAGTCTCAGCAGTCCGACAAAGTGACACTCGACTTCATGGCGATCCAGGGCACCAAAGCTCAGATCGATTCACTCGCAGGACTCCTCAACGGAGGCGCATCATTCGACTCCATTGCAGCATCTCCGCTCGTGGCACAGTCGCAGAAGGACATGGAGGTATCACTCCTTGACGCAAACGCAACCGCCGTAAAAGAGCTCATCGCCAACCGCGCAGAAGGTGTATACTTCACCCCTGACACACTCGCTGAGAATGGCCGTATAGTACGCATCGCCAAGCGCAATGCCCCCACTACCGTATATGACATCGCAACAGTAAGCTTCACCACCGAGCCCTCCAACGCTACAGTAAACGAACTCGAATCCAAGCTTCAGGATTACGTGTCCACCCACAAGACTGCCCGCGAGTTTGCCGACAGCGCACAGGCAGGCGGTTATACTGTATTCCCCTTCTACATCTCAGCTTCCAGCCCATCAATGGGCAATATCTCTGACAGCCACTCCGCAGTAGCATGGGCAATGGATGCCGACAAGGGTGACGTGTCACAGATATTCGGCGACCTGCAAAGCGGCACATTCCTCGCTGTGGCTCTTGAGGACATCTACGACGACTATACTCCCACCCGCGACCCGCAGCTCAATGACGCACTCGCACGTCGTGTACGCAATGACAAGAAGGCAGCCAAGCTCATCGCTGACTACGCCGGAAAAGCGAATGACATAGCAGGCTACGCCAAACTCATGGGTGCAGAGGTCGACACAACTACCGTAAACTTCGGTCAGCAGTTTGTACCCGGCATAGGCATGGGCGAAAGCGAACTTCAGGGACGCGTGGCTATAGCCAAGGCAGGCGAACTTGTAGGACCTGTCAAAGGCAACAATGCCGTAATCGTACTTCAGGTGACCGGCATCGACAATGAGGGCCGCCCCTTCGATGTCAATGAGAATGCAGTGCGCTATATGCAGCAGAGAGGTGCAGCCCGCATGGGAGGCAACCTTCCCGCCATCCTCATCGGCAACAAGAAAGTAAAGAACAACATGAACACTTTCTACAAGTAA
- the trpS gene encoding tryptophan--tRNA ligase → MENKEIVLSGIRATGNLHLGNYYGALNKFVKMQDDYDCLYFIADLHALTTNPDPKALHENVHNILAEYLAAGVDPDKATIFVQSDVPEISEMYLLLNMHVGIGELMRTASFKDKARKQLGISDDSQDIEKQIIGADTNKRVNAGLLTYPTLMAVDILIQKAHKVPVGKDQEQHLELTRRFARRFNSFYGVDLFPEPENFNFGDHAVKVPGLDGSGKMGKSEGNCIYLVDDEKVLRKKVMRAKTDEGPKEPNSPVSEPVENLFTLLELTSGPEIVQQYRDAYADCSIRYGDLKKQLAEDILKVTTPIRERYNEIRADEAYIAKVVKQGAERARERASKTLSEVREAMGIIRFKG, encoded by the coding sequence ATGGAAAATAAAGAAATCGTGCTCTCGGGCATCCGCGCCACGGGCAATCTACATTTGGGCAATTACTATGGTGCACTCAACAAGTTTGTCAAGATGCAGGATGACTACGACTGCCTCTACTTCATAGCAGACCTTCACGCACTTACCACCAACCCCGACCCCAAGGCTCTACATGAGAATGTGCACAACATTCTCGCAGAATACCTCGCCGCAGGAGTCGACCCCGACAAAGCGACAATATTCGTACAGAGCGATGTTCCCGAGATCTCCGAGATGTACCTGCTGCTCAACATGCACGTAGGCATCGGAGAACTGATGCGCACAGCCTCCTTCAAGGACAAGGCACGCAAACAGCTCGGCATCAGCGACGACTCACAGGATATCGAGAAACAGATTATCGGGGCTGACACCAACAAGCGTGTCAACGCCGGGCTCCTCACCTATCCCACACTCATGGCTGTTGACATCCTCATACAGAAAGCCCACAAAGTGCCTGTAGGAAAAGACCAGGAGCAGCACCTGGAGCTGACACGACGTTTCGCACGACGTTTCAACTCATTCTACGGTGTCGACCTCTTCCCCGAACCCGAGAACTTCAACTTCGGAGACCATGCAGTGAAAGTGCCCGGACTTGACGGCTCAGGAAAGATGGGCAAGAGCGAAGGCAACTGCATCTATCTCGTCGACGATGAGAAGGTGCTTCGCAAGAAAGTGATGCGTGCAAAGACCGACGAAGGCCCCAAGGAGCCGAACAGCCCTGTGTCGGAACCTGTAGAGAACCTGTTCACACTACTTGAGCTGACCTCGGGTCCGGAAATCGTACAGCAGTACAGAGACGCCTATGCCGACTGCTCCATACGTTATGGCGACCTCAAAAAACAGCTTGCCGAGGATATACTCAAAGTCACCACCCCAATACGCGAACGCTACAATGAGATACGTGCCGACGAGGCATACATAGCAAAAGTGGTGAAACAAGGAGCCGAACGAGCTCGCGAACGTGCCTCAAAGACACTATCCGAAGTTCGCGAGGCAATGGGCATAATCCGCTTCAAAGGCTAA